A single window of Desulfonatronovibrio hydrogenovorans DSM 9292 DNA harbors:
- a CDS encoding primase-helicase zinc-binding domain-containing protein: MNILDLVIKAGIQPCKVSGTKGGEYHSPCPVCGGKDRFHVWPAQNNGQGSFWCRSCQIGGDMITYLRQVEGLSFPEAARIAGKDTGNGKYVRPVSIPGLRHVSRTTKPVIDATSVQDPDSAWQQKALHLMEQTNRSLLASSEPMSWLTKRGFTRQTVQRFQLGWIPEKTFRSRSSWGLPQVMSEKTGKPKLLWIPRGLVIPCFRAQRLVRIRIRRPEPDVDPRYYMLPGSATEPMPMFFAESTWTGRSQCLFICESELDAMLVAQEAGDLVQVLAVGSNSAKPRDELASNACARAVRIMLALDNDGAGDQAAKWWLENYTTARHLQHPQECKDPGEMIKAGHNIRQWILDALPNTWRIGMLAPELKNRGEAGPVEKRETGGGADQAEERKAIPVSVKRMGDLLKLSDVMLICSSQKLAIKPLHQKAGRWQEHHMWWHENQELSREIHDLFWYDDQVMEYLLQHPDKKITRRNYWKPLEKKSS, from the coding sequence ATGAATATACTCGACCTTGTCATCAAAGCCGGCATCCAGCCTTGTAAGGTTTCCGGAACCAAGGGTGGTGAATACCATAGTCCCTGCCCTGTCTGTGGAGGCAAGGACCGCTTTCACGTCTGGCCTGCCCAGAACAATGGACAAGGGTCTTTTTGGTGCCGCAGCTGCCAGATCGGAGGAGATATGATCACCTACCTGCGCCAAGTCGAAGGACTGTCATTTCCCGAAGCAGCCCGGATTGCAGGCAAGGACACCGGTAACGGCAAGTATGTTCGACCTGTAAGCATTCCTGGGCTGCGCCATGTCTCCAGAACCACTAAACCCGTGATCGACGCCACCTCAGTCCAGGACCCTGACTCGGCATGGCAGCAAAAGGCCCTTCACCTGATGGAGCAAACCAACAGATCCTTACTGGCTTCATCCGAACCTATGAGCTGGCTCACAAAACGTGGATTCACGCGTCAAACCGTGCAGCGATTTCAGTTGGGCTGGATACCGGAAAAGACTTTTAGATCTCGTTCCAGCTGGGGGCTGCCTCAGGTCATGAGTGAAAAAACCGGAAAACCCAAGCTGCTCTGGATCCCCAGAGGTCTGGTAATACCTTGCTTCCGAGCTCAACGTCTGGTCCGCATCCGGATCCGCAGGCCCGAGCCGGACGTGGACCCCAGGTACTACATGCTGCCAGGATCGGCCACAGAACCCATGCCCATGTTTTTTGCCGAATCCACCTGGACTGGTCGCAGTCAGTGCCTGTTTATTTGCGAGTCAGAACTCGATGCCATGCTGGTGGCTCAGGAGGCAGGCGACCTGGTGCAGGTTCTGGCCGTGGGATCCAACAGTGCCAAACCCAGAGATGAACTGGCCTCCAATGCATGCGCCAGGGCCGTACGCATCATGCTGGCCCTGGACAATGACGGTGCTGGCGACCAGGCCGCTAAATGGTGGCTTGAGAACTACACTACTGCCAGACACTTGCAACATCCCCAGGAGTGCAAAGATCCAGGGGAAATGATTAAAGCTGGCCACAATATCCGCCAATGGATCCTGGATGCCCTGCCCAACACCTGGCGCATTGGAATGCTTGCGCCTGAATTGAAGAATAGAGGGGAGGCGGGGCCTGTTGAGAAAAGGGAGACAGGGGGAGGCGCAGACCAGGCAGAAGAACGGAAAGCCATTCCTGTCTCTGTCAAGCGTATGGGTGACCTGCTCAAACTGTCTGACGTCATGTTGATATGCAGCTCTCAAAAGCTGGCGATTAAGCCTTTACATCAGAAAGCCGGTAGATGGCAGGAACATCACATGTGGTGGCATGAAAATCAGGAACTCTCCCGGGAAATTCATGACCTGTTCTGGTATGATGATCAGGTCATGGAGTATCTGCTCCAGCACCCGGATAAAAAAATCACGCGCAGAAATTACTGGAAGCCGCTGGAGAAAAAATCGTCATAA
- a CDS encoding SLOG family protein — protein MKAGIIGSRNFNNYNLMCKVLDTMDITEIVSGGAKGADTLAQRYAIDRALPFKVFLPLHKTDPNIAYHVKWYFMRNCDLVDYSDQIVAFWDGLSRGTKFTIDYARKQKKPLLIPGHGPC, from the coding sequence ATGAAAGCAGGAATAATTGGTTCCAGAAACTTTAACAACTACAACCTGATGTGCAAGGTTTTAGACACCATGGACATCACAGAGATTGTCAGTGGTGGAGCAAAAGGCGCAGACACACTGGCGCAGAGGTACGCCATAGATCGGGCACTGCCATTCAAGGTCTTTCTGCCGCTGCATAAAACTGATCCGAATATAGCATACCATGTTAAATGGTATTTTATGCGTAACTGTGACCTGGTTGATTACTCTGATCAGATCGTTGCTTTTTGGGACGGACTCAGCCGTGGCACAAAGTTCACCATTGATTATGCCCGCAAACAAAAAAAGCCCTTGCTGATTCCCGGCCATGGGCCATGCTGA
- a CDS encoding terminase gpA endonuclease subunit — translation MSAAPEIYYTRCPAWLPESIRNQIQAGHQVIHATGFSRPERRVLRKRRKLPNSLWAEKHRWVRVSSREGQWSNQTTPYLSGIMDATGCTHVQDVTVCAAPQTGKTDMSYNCLGSWIDQDPGPAMVVFADEQTAKDELSERIETMIHDSPRLSQYKTAAARDMSSLRLALQHMTIHIAWATSVPRLATKPKRYVIFDEVDKYPDTLKKETDPISLGIKRTRTYPDDRKIIKISSPTWEHGPIWRSLTSAQKTFRYSVCCPECRHMQAMVFGEKDSRGGIKWPADERDPSIIETERLAWYQCEKCGSGWDDSRRDQAVLLGEWRCVQTGRELMTELQLSRPTRIGFHIPAWLSTFVSLSECAAAFLRGLSSKTLLRDFLNGYAAEPWMEYETERVEDQILELRDERPRGLVPSDAFCLTAAVDTQDDGFWYEIRAWGRGFALDSWQVREGFIPATWHKMSPEDLQDRQWMYHQAFDPLRRLLWEDKYLDAMGNEYTVALTAIDAMGHKTSEVYDFCRAHRGKAYPVQGMRNRSNKPYKYSKLDTYPGSNRSIPGGLSLLQLDVHHYKDELSGRLQISAMDPGAWRMHSETTRDWARHMCAEYLNEKKQRWECPSNRANHGWDCSVYNLALADILGIRFRSQQVQQKTRQKHSQRKDSKNPFTEGSNPFAR, via the coding sequence ATGTCCGCAGCACCAGAGATATACTATACTCGTTGCCCGGCCTGGCTGCCTGAATCAATCCGGAACCAGATCCAGGCCGGCCACCAAGTGATCCACGCCACCGGTTTTTCCCGGCCCGAGCGCCGGGTCCTGCGCAAACGGCGCAAGCTGCCCAACTCCCTGTGGGCGGAAAAGCATCGCTGGGTCCGGGTCAGTTCACGCGAAGGCCAGTGGTCCAACCAGACCACCCCTTATCTGTCCGGTATAATGGATGCAACAGGCTGTACTCATGTGCAGGATGTGACCGTATGCGCCGCTCCACAGACTGGCAAGACAGATATGAGCTATAATTGCCTGGGTTCGTGGATTGATCAGGATCCCGGTCCGGCCATGGTTGTCTTCGCTGATGAGCAGACAGCCAAAGACGAGCTGTCCGAACGCATTGAAACCATGATCCATGACAGCCCCCGTCTCAGCCAGTACAAGACAGCCGCGGCCAGGGATATGTCCAGCTTGCGCCTAGCTCTGCAACACATGACCATCCATATTGCCTGGGCCACTTCTGTGCCCCGCTTGGCAACCAAGCCCAAACGGTACGTTATTTTTGATGAAGTTGATAAGTATCCGGACACCCTTAAAAAAGAAACCGACCCTATTTCCCTTGGAATAAAACGTACCCGCACTTATCCGGACGACCGCAAGATTATCAAAATTTCCTCCCCCACCTGGGAACATGGCCCCATCTGGCGCAGCCTGACCTCAGCTCAGAAGACGTTCAGATACTCTGTCTGCTGTCCGGAATGCAGGCATATGCAGGCCATGGTCTTTGGAGAAAAGGACAGCAGAGGGGGCATAAAATGGCCTGCAGATGAAAGGGACCCATCCATTATCGAGACTGAGCGCCTGGCCTGGTATCAATGTGAAAAATGCGGATCAGGCTGGGACGACTCCCGCCGGGATCAGGCAGTTCTTCTTGGTGAATGGCGTTGCGTTCAGACCGGGCGGGAGCTCATGACTGAGCTGCAGCTGTCCAGGCCAACGCGCATCGGATTTCACATACCTGCCTGGCTGTCTACATTTGTCTCTTTGTCCGAATGCGCAGCTGCCTTCCTGCGCGGACTCTCCTCCAAAACATTGTTGCGGGACTTTCTCAATGGGTACGCAGCAGAACCCTGGATGGAATACGAGACAGAACGGGTTGAAGACCAGATCCTAGAACTACGCGATGAACGTCCCAGGGGACTGGTGCCGTCGGATGCATTCTGTCTGACTGCTGCAGTTGACACTCAGGACGACGGTTTTTGGTATGAAATCCGGGCCTGGGGACGCGGCTTCGCCCTGGACTCCTGGCAGGTCAGGGAAGGTTTTATCCCGGCCACCTGGCACAAGATGTCTCCTGAAGACCTGCAGGATCGGCAATGGATGTACCATCAAGCATTTGATCCTTTGCGCAGGCTACTCTGGGAAGACAAGTACTTAGACGCCATGGGCAATGAATACACTGTGGCCCTGACCGCAATAGATGCCATGGGGCACAAAACCAGCGAGGTCTATGACTTCTGCAGGGCACACCGGGGTAAGGCCTATCCTGTCCAGGGCATGCGCAACCGTTCCAACAAACCGTATAAGTACAGCAAGTTGGACACCTACCCCGGATCAAACAGATCAATTCCAGGCGGGTTGTCGTTGCTTCAACTGGATGTCCATCACTACAAAGATGAGCTGTCTGGCCGTCTACAGATTTCAGCCATGGACCCTGGGGCCTGGAGAATGCACAGCGAGACCACCAGAGACTGGGCCAGACATATGTGCGCTGAATACCTGAATGAAAAAAAACAGCGCTGGGAATGCCCTTCCAACCGGGCCAACCATGGCTGGGACTGTTCCGTGTACAACCTGGCCCTGGCAGACATCCTGGGAATCAGATTCCGCAGCCAGCAAGTTCAACAAAAGACCAGGCAGAAACACAGCCAGCGCAAGGATTCCAAGAACCCCTTCACTGAGGGATCAAACCCTTTTGCGAGGTGA